From a region of the Gossypium raimondii isolate GPD5lz chromosome 10, ASM2569854v1, whole genome shotgun sequence genome:
- the LOC105777498 gene encoding MLO-like protein 12: protein MANDYKARSLEETPTWAVAVVCFVLVVISIFIEHAIHIVGKWFKKRHKTSLYEALEKIKAELMLMGFISLLLTVFQGPISEICIPAHVANTWHPCNTKTEAEKYSEKSSGRKLVEFSDDDSFYIPRRSLASKSDKCAEQGKVAFVSAYGIHQLHIFIFVLAVCHILYCIIIYALGRTKMRKWKAWENETKTIEYQFYNDPERFRFARDTSFGRRHLSFWSRSTLTLWIVCFFRQFFGSVTKVDYLTLRHGFIMAHLAPGNETKFDFQKYIKRSLEDDFKVVVGISPIIWFIAVLFLLAYTHGWYSYLWLPFIPLIIILMVGAKLQVIITKMGLRIQDRGDVVKGAPVVQPGDDLFWFGRPSFLLFLIHVVLFTNAFQLAFFVWSMYEFTIRSCYHEHIEDVIIRVSMGVIIQFLCSYVTLPLYALVTQMGTNMRPTIFNDRVAAALKNWHHTAKKHTKQSRLLHSENTTPFSSRPATPTHGMSPVHILHKHPQRSETYGISSGHSVDHWDPGLFHSPLQSHEINDPIHDRTQIEMRDVDRTVQESGSSQMDAETPQTIRTQHEIDIIPSDFSFAKN from the exons ATGGCGAATGATTATAAAGCACGTTCATTAGAGGAGACACCAACATGGGCTGTTGCTGTGgtgtgttttgttttggttgttaTTTCAATCTTCATTGAACATGCCATTCACATTGTAGGCAAG TGGTTCAAGAAAAGGCACAAGACATCTCTTTATGAAGCACTTGAGAAGATTAAAGCAG AGCTCATGCTTATGGGATTCATATCATTGCTTCTAACAGTCTTTCAAGGTCCCATATCTGAAATTTGCATTCCAGCACATGTAGCAAACACTTGGCATCCATGCAATACGAAAACTGAGGCTGAAAAATATTCTGAAAAATCCTCTGGTAGAAAGCTTGTTGAATTCTCTGACGATGATAGTTTTTATATTCCTAGACGCAGTCTTGCATCCAAATCTGACAAATGTGCAGAACAG gGTAAAGTTGCATTTGTTTCAGCTTATGGTATCCATCAGCTCCATATATTCATCTTTGTGTTGGCAGTTTGTCACATTCTTTACTGTATCATAATCTATGCTTTGGGAAGAACTAAG ATGAGGAAATGGAAGGCCTGGGAAAATGAGACAAAGACAATTGAATACCAATTCTACAATG ACCCAGAGAGGTTCAGATTTGCAAGGGACACTTCATTTGGGCGCAGGCATCTGAGCTTTTGGAGCCGTTCTACCTTAACTCTTTGGATT GTCTGTTTCTTTAGACAATTCTTTGGGTCAGTCACAAAGGTTGATTACCTGACATTGAGGCATGGATTTATCATG GCACATTTGGCACCTGGAAACGAAACAAAATTCGATTTCCAGAAATACATCAAGAGATCATTAGAGGATGATTTTAAAGTTGTTGTAGGGATCAG TCCAATCATCTGGTTCATTGCTGTCTTGTTCTTGCTTGCGTATACACATG GATGGTATTCATATTTATGGCTACCTTTTATTCCCTTAATT ATAATCCTAATGGTTGGAGCCAAGCTACAAGTGATCATAACCAAAATGGGGTTGAGGATTCAAGATAGAGGGGATGTAGTCAAGGGTGCACCCGTGGTTCAACCAGGCGATGACCTCTTCTGGTTTGGACGCCCAAGCttccttctttttctcattCACGTCGTTCTTTTTACG AATGCATTTCAACTGGCCTTTTTCGTGTGGAGCATG tATGAATTTACGATAAGATCTTGCTACCATGAACATATTGAAGATGTCATCATTAGAGTCTCAATGGG GGTTATCATACAGTTCCTTTGCAGTTATGTGACTCTTCCACTCTATGCTTTGGTGACTCAG ATGGGAACTAATATGAGACCAACTATCTTTAATGATAGAGTTGCAGCTGCACTCAAAAACTGGCATCATACAGCAAAGAAACACACTAAACAAAGCAGGCTGCTACATTCCGAGAATACGACACCATTTTCGAGCAGGCCGGCAACTCCGACTCATGGGATGTCACCGGTTCATATTCTGCATAAACATCCTCAAAGATCCGAAACCTATGGTATATCTTCAGGACATTCGGTTGATCACTGGGATCCAGGGTTGTTCCATTCTCCACTACAGAGTCACGAAATCAATGACCCTATTCATGATAGAACACAGATAGAAATGAGGGATGTAGATAGGACAGTTCAAGAGTCTGGCTCTTCACAAATGGATGCTGAGACACCTCAAACAATTCGAACACAACACGAGATTGACATCATTCCATCTGATTTCTCATTCGCAAAAAATTAA